From a single Arachis hypogaea cultivar Tifrunner chromosome 3, arahy.Tifrunner.gnm2.J5K5, whole genome shotgun sequence genomic region:
- the LOC112790847 gene encoding uncharacterized protein isoform X1, whose protein sequence is MVSDLAPDLAPQATSTLVVRAHRSQLSRPLISASCMWPPLRSRTSHPCQPPTLATLRLCGSFAKSQFFSCFLVSSPAANTESVPTSKLTAWCYLVIHSSVRGSIIELFIATSKLCSTRWSPNRMCNCAVFQYHQTGRRLRILAMHQESTRMRCQVLKKMKKHLSIKGAKNDQ, encoded by the exons ATGGTCTCAGACCTTGCACCCGACCTTGCACCTCAGGCAACCTCCACCCTCGTAGTTCGCGCTCATAGGTCACAACTTTCACGCCCACTCATCTCTGCCTCCTGCATGTGGCCCCCTCTCCGGTCTCGGACCTCGCACCCCTGCCAACCTCCGACCCTTGCCACTTTGCGCCTTTGTGGGTCCTTTGCCAAGTCTCAATTTTTT AGTTGTTTTCTTGTTTCTTCACCTGCTGCAAATACTGAATCCGTCCCCACCTCAAAGCTGACAGCTTG GTGCTACTTGGTGATTCATTCTTCCGTGAGAGGGAGTATTATAGAGCTATT CATAGCTACAAGCAAGCTTTGCAGCACAAGATGGTCCCCAAACAGAATGTGCAACTGTGCCGTATTTCAATACCATCAAACAGGTCGCCGTCTCCGAATTCTTGCAATGCATCAGGAATCAACGAGAATGAG ATGTCAGgttctaaaaaaaatgaaaaaacactTGTCCATTAAAGGAGCAAAAAATGATCAATAA
- the LOC112790847 gene encoding uncharacterized protein isoform X2 has product MVSDLAPDLAPQATSTLVVRAHRSQLSRPLISASCMWPPLRSRTSHPCQPPTLATLRLCGSFAKSQFFSCFLVSSPAANTESVPTSKLTAWCYLVIHSSVRGSIIELFIATSKLCSTRWSPNRMCNCAVFQYHQTGRRLRILAMHQESTRMRPQVAEEKI; this is encoded by the exons ATGGTCTCAGACCTTGCACCCGACCTTGCACCTCAGGCAACCTCCACCCTCGTAGTTCGCGCTCATAGGTCACAACTTTCACGCCCACTCATCTCTGCCTCCTGCATGTGGCCCCCTCTCCGGTCTCGGACCTCGCACCCCTGCCAACCTCCGACCCTTGCCACTTTGCGCCTTTGTGGGTCCTTTGCCAAGTCTCAATTTTTT AGTTGTTTTCTTGTTTCTTCACCTGCTGCAAATACTGAATCCGTCCCCACCTCAAAGCTGACAGCTTG GTGCTACTTGGTGATTCATTCTTCCGTGAGAGGGAGTATTATAGAGCTATT CATAGCTACAAGCAAGCTTTGCAGCACAAGATGGTCCCCAAACAGAATGTGCAACTGTGCCGTATTTCAATACCATCAAACAGGTCGCCGTCTCCGAATTCTTGCAATGCATCAGGAATCAACGAGAATGAG GCCTCAAGTAGCAGaagaaaagatttaa